The Pseudomonas azotoformans genome has a segment encoding these proteins:
- the nfuA gene encoding Fe-S biogenesis protein NfuA, translating to MTAITITDAAHDYLADLLSKQNTPGIGIRVFITQPGTQYAETCIAYCKPGEEKPEDTALGLKSFTAYIDAFSEAFLDDAVVDYATDRMGGQLTIKAPNAKVPNVNADSPVNERINYYLQTEINPGLASHGGQVSLIDVVDDGIAVLKFGGGCQGCGQADVTLREGIERTLLERIPELKGVRDVTDHTQKENAYY from the coding sequence ATGACTGCCATAACCATTACCGACGCCGCCCACGATTACCTGGCTGACCTGCTGTCCAAGCAGAACACCCCAGGTATCGGCATCCGCGTCTTTATCACCCAGCCCGGCACCCAATACGCCGAGACTTGCATCGCCTACTGCAAGCCTGGGGAAGAGAAACCTGAAGACACCGCCCTGGGGCTGAAAAGCTTCACCGCCTACATCGATGCCTTCAGCGAAGCCTTCCTCGACGACGCCGTGGTCGACTACGCCACCGACCGCATGGGCGGCCAGCTGACCATCAAGGCGCCCAACGCCAAGGTGCCGAATGTCAACGCCGACAGCCCGGTGAACGAGCGCATCAACTACTACCTGCAGACCGAAATCAACCCCGGCCTTGCCAGCCACGGCGGCCAGGTCAGCCTGATCGACGTGGTTGATGACGGCATTGCGGTGTTGAAGTTTGGTGGCGGCTGCCAAGGCTGCGGCCAAGCGGACGTGACCCTGCGCGAAGGCATTGAGCGCACCTTGCTGGAGCGCATTCCAGAGCTCAAGGGCGTACGTGACGTGACCGACCACACGCAGAAAGAAAACGCCTACTACTGA
- the cobW gene encoding cobalamin biosynthesis protein CobW — MKTLAKLPVTIVTGFLGSGKTTLLRHMLDNAQGRRIAVIVNEFGELGIDGEILKQCSIGCTEEEANGRVYELANGCLCCTVQEEFFPVMRELVARRGDLDHILIETSGLALPKPLVQAFQWPEIRSACTVDAVITVVDSPAVAAGTFAAFPDQVDAQRKLDPNLDHESPLHELFADQLASADLVILNKSDLISPEDLARVRLEVAEELPPAVKIIEASSGRLPLDVLIGLGAGSEEHIDGRHSHHDHHHEGEDDHDHDAFDSISIDLPQADEALLLDALTQLVVQHGILRVKGFAAIPNKPMRLLIQGVGTRFDKHFDRAWGADEARITRLVLIGQDLDAAGLEAQLRAALSV; from the coding sequence ATGAAAACACTGGCCAAACTCCCCGTCACCATCGTCACCGGCTTCCTCGGCTCGGGCAAGACCACTTTGTTGCGCCACATGCTCGACAACGCCCAGGGCCGCCGCATTGCGGTGATCGTCAACGAATTCGGCGAACTGGGTATCGACGGTGAAATCCTCAAGCAGTGTTCCATCGGCTGCACCGAAGAAGAAGCCAACGGCCGCGTCTACGAGCTGGCGAACGGCTGCCTGTGCTGCACCGTGCAGGAAGAGTTCTTCCCAGTGATGCGCGAATTGGTGGCCCGTCGCGGTGACCTCGATCACATTCTCATCGAAACCTCCGGCCTGGCCCTGCCAAAACCGCTGGTTCAAGCCTTCCAGTGGCCGGAAATCCGCAGCGCCTGCACCGTGGACGCCGTGATCACCGTGGTCGACAGCCCGGCGGTAGCCGCCGGCACCTTTGCTGCGTTCCCGGACCAAGTGGATGCCCAGCGCAAGCTCGACCCGAACCTGGACCACGAATCACCCCTGCACGAGCTGTTCGCCGACCAACTGGCCAGCGCCGACCTCGTTATCCTCAACAAATCCGACCTGATCAGCCCTGAAGACCTGGCCCGCGTGCGCCTGGAAGTCGCGGAAGAACTGCCGCCAGCGGTGAAGATCATCGAGGCCAGCAGCGGCCGCTTGCCCCTGGATGTATTGATCGGCCTGGGTGCGGGCTCCGAAGAGCACATCGACGGTCGCCACAGCCATCACGATCATCATCACGAAGGTGAAGACGATCACGATCACGATGCCTTCGACTCCATTTCCATCGATCTGCCGCAAGCCGACGAAGCACTGTTGCTCGACGCCCTGACCCAGTTGGTGGTGCAACACGGCATCCTGCGCGTCAAAGGTTTCGCCGCGATCCCGAACAAACCGATGCGCCTGCTGATCCAGGGCGTGGGAACGCGTTTCGACAAGCACTTCGACCGTGCCTGGGGCGCTGACGAAGCGCGCATCACGCGTCTGGTGCTGATCGGCCAGGACCTTGACGCGGCGGGCCTCGAAGCGCAACTGCGCGCTGCCCTCAGCGTTTAA
- a CDS encoding fatty acid cis/trans isomerase — protein MSLRLITSAVLALVACIAQADGPAPAISYTRDIQPIFTEKCVACHACYDSACQLNLGSGEGAARGASKVPVYDGERSQATPTTRLFYDAFGKQAWQQKGFYSVLDAQGSQAALMARMLELGHNAPLQPNAKLPEDIVLGLNRENMCAMPGEFNAYAGAHPKEGMPLAVTGLTDQQYQTLQRWLASGAPIDEQGLAPSAKEALQVQQWENLFNQPGARESLVARWLFEHLFLAHIYFENGEPGHFFQWVRSRTPSGQPIDLIATRRPNDDPGTRVYYRLWPVQGVIVHKTHITYPFSAEKMARIKELFYAGNWQVDALPGYGPGRRANPFETFEAIPAKARYQFMLDNAEYFVRTFIRGPVCRGQIATDVIRDNFWTLFQDPEHDLYITDARYRGQATPLLAMPGQNDDVGSVLSLWLAYRDKRNAYEALRRDSYADLPPPSWSSLWAGNDNALLSIFRHFDSASVTKGLIGEVPQTMWLFDYPLLERTYYQLAVNFDVFGNVSHQAQTRLYFDLIRNGAEQNFLRLMPADSRDDFMDDWYQNSGKLKLWLDYEAIDDDKPTGLHLSENDPKRDFANQLLARYGDLNASPDPINRCMGAYCSRDGVDPAIQDAEQALSRLTSRPAAGLKVIDQLPEATMLRVETANGQRVVYSMLRNRAHSNVAFLLGEAYRYQPGLDTVTIYPGVLSSYPNFMFNIPAQEVPEFVAEMERAKDAKRFEKIVDRWGVRRSHPLFWQYFHDLSAYIRETTPVEEGVLDMNRYENL, from the coding sequence ATGTCACTTCGCCTCATCACCAGCGCCGTCCTGGCACTGGTCGCCTGCATTGCACAGGCCGACGGACCCGCCCCGGCGATTTCGTACACCCGCGACATTCAACCCATTTTCACCGAGAAATGCGTGGCCTGCCACGCCTGCTACGACTCCGCCTGCCAACTGAACCTGGGCAGCGGCGAAGGCGCAGCCCGTGGCGCCAGCAAAGTGCCGGTCTACGATGGCGAGCGCAGCCAGGCGACGCCGACCACCCGTTTGTTTTATGACGCGTTTGGCAAGCAAGCCTGGCAGCAAAAGGGCTTCTATTCAGTCCTGGACGCCCAGGGCAGCCAGGCTGCCTTGATGGCGCGCATGCTGGAATTGGGCCATAACGCACCGCTGCAGCCCAACGCCAAGTTGCCTGAAGACATCGTGCTGGGCCTGAACCGTGAAAACATGTGCGCCATGCCGGGTGAGTTCAACGCTTACGCGGGTGCCCATCCCAAGGAAGGCATGCCGTTGGCAGTCACGGGGCTGACGGACCAGCAGTACCAGACCTTGCAACGCTGGCTCGCGTCCGGCGCACCTATCGACGAGCAAGGTCTGGCGCCCAGTGCCAAGGAAGCCCTGCAGGTGCAGCAGTGGGAAAACCTGTTCAACCAGCCCGGAGCGCGGGAAAGCCTGGTGGCGCGCTGGCTGTTCGAGCACTTGTTCCTCGCGCATATCTATTTTGAAAACGGCGAGCCAGGGCATTTCTTCCAGTGGGTGCGCTCGCGTACGCCAAGCGGCCAGCCAATCGACCTGATCGCCACCCGTCGCCCCAATGATGACCCAGGCACCCGTGTGTATTACCGCCTGTGGCCGGTGCAGGGCGTGATCGTGCATAAGACCCACATCACGTACCCGTTCAGTGCCGAGAAAATGGCACGTATCAAAGAGCTGTTCTACGCCGGCAATTGGCAGGTCGACGCCTTGCCGGGCTATGGCCCAGGCCGTCGCGCCAATCCGTTCGAAACCTTCGAAGCCATCCCGGCCAAGGCGCGTTACCAGTTCATGCTGGACAACGCCGAGTACTTCGTACGCACCTTCATCCGTGGGCCGGTGTGCCGTGGGCAGATCGCCACGGACGTGATCCGCGACAACTTCTGGACCCTGTTCCAGGACCCGGAGCACGACCTCTACATCACCGATGCGCGCTATCGCGGCCAGGCCACGCCGTTGCTGGCCATGCCGGGGCAGAACGATGACGTGGGCAGTGTGCTTAGCCTGTGGTTGGCTTACCGCGACAAACGCAATGCTTACGAGGCCCTGCGCCGCGACAGCTACGCCGACTTGCCCCCGCCAAGCTGGTCGAGCCTGTGGGCCGGTAATGACAATGCCTTGCTGAGCATTTTCCGCCACTTCGACAGCGCCTCGGTCACCAAAGGCCTGATCGGCGAAGTGCCGCAGACGATGTGGCTGTTCGACTACCCGCTGCTGGAGCGCACCTATTATCAGCTGGCGGTGAACTTCGATGTGTTCGGCAATGTGTCGCACCAGGCCCAGACCCGGTTGTACTTCGACCTGATCCGCAATGGCGCCGAGCAGAACTTCCTGCGCCTGATGCCGGCCGATTCTCGCGATGACTTTATGGATGATTGGTATCAGAACAGCGGAAAACTCAAGCTGTGGCTGGACTATGAGGCGATTGATGACGATAAGCCTACCGGCCTGCATCTAAGCGAAAACGATCCGAAGCGCGACTTTGCCAACCAGTTGCTGGCGCGATATGGAGATTTGAATGCGAGCCCGGATCCGATCAACCGTTGCATGGGGGCCTATTGTTCCCGTGATGGTGTCGACCCCGCCATTCAGGATGCGGAGCAGGCGCTGAGCCGCCTGACGTCACGCCCGGCCGCTGGGCTCAAGGTTATCGATCAATTGCCTGAAGCGACGATGCTGCGGGTTGAGACTGCCAATGGTCAGCGTGTGGTTTACAGCATGTTGCGTAATCGCGCGCACAGTAACGTGGCGTTTCTGTTGGGTGAGGCTTATCGCTATCAGCCGGGCCTGGATACGGTGACGATTTATCCGGGTGTGTTGAGCAGCTACCCGAACTTTATGTTCAATATTCCGGCCCAGGAAGTGCCGGAGTTTGTGGCTGAAATGGAGCGGGCCAAGGATGCCAAGCGGTTTGAGAAGATTGTGGATCGTTGGGGTGTGCGGCGTAGTCATCCGCTGTTTTGGCAGTATTTTCATGATTTGTCGGCGTATATTCGTGAGACTACTCCGGTGGAGGAGGGGGTGTTGGATATGAATCGGTATGAGAATTTGTGA
- a CDS encoding CbtB domain-containing protein has protein sequence MSIISSTSHSASSTSTLSQRLTAAIGASILGACLVYFAGFSHIEAVHNAAHDTRHSAAFPCH, from the coding sequence ATGTCGATCATCAGCAGCACCTCGCACTCCGCCAGCAGCACCTCGACCCTGAGCCAACGCCTGACCGCCGCCATCGGCGCGTCGATCCTCGGCGCGTGCCTGGTGTATTTCGCCGGCTTCTCGCACATCGAGGCCGTGCACAACGCGGCCCACGATACCCGCCACAGCGCCGCGTTCCCGTGCCACTGA
- a CDS encoding cobalamin biosynthesis protein, whose protein sequence is MTFVVGLGCQRGCDLHTLLALFDSALAEGGIERQRIAALASIDRKQHEAGLAALAEVLNLPLQFFSAEQLAEFEHRLSHKSDIAFAHTGCYGIAESAALALAEQLAGSPARLLITRQKTTQATFALACAG, encoded by the coding sequence ATGACTTTTGTGGTTGGCCTGGGTTGCCAGCGGGGTTGTGATCTTCACACCTTGTTGGCGTTGTTCGATTCTGCCCTCGCCGAGGGCGGTATCGAGCGCCAGCGCATTGCTGCGCTCGCCAGTATCGACCGCAAACAACATGAAGCAGGACTAGCGGCATTGGCCGAGGTACTGAACCTGCCACTGCAGTTTTTCAGCGCTGAACAACTGGCGGAGTTTGAACACCGCCTGAGCCACAAATCCGACATCGCTTTTGCCCATACCGGCTGTTACGGCATAGCCGAAAGCGCCGCATTGGCCCTCGCTGAACAGCTCGCCGGCAGCCCTGCCCGCCTGTTGATCACTCGCCAAAAAACCACCCAGGCCACCTTCGCATTGGCGTGCGCCGGCTAA
- the cobM gene encoding precorrin-4 C(11)-methyltransferase has product MTVYFIGAGPGDPELITVKGQRLIRSCPVIIYAGSLVPAAVLEGHSAETLANSAELHLEQIIDLIKTAHAKGQDVARVHSGDPSLYGAIGEQIRHMRELGIPFQIIPGVTAVAACAALLETELTLPDIAQSVILTRYADKTRMPAGEDFDSLARHGTTMAIHLGVNHLEKIVAELLPHYGADCPIAVVHRATWPDQDWAMGTLSDIAQKVSAKGFRRTALIVVGRVLASDSFSESSLYRAGHAHLYRP; this is encoded by the coding sequence ATGACCGTCTACTTCATCGGCGCAGGCCCCGGCGACCCGGAATTGATCACCGTCAAAGGCCAGCGGCTGATCCGCAGCTGCCCGGTGATCATCTATGCCGGCTCGTTGGTGCCCGCGGCGGTTTTGGAAGGCCACTCGGCAGAAACGCTGGCCAACAGTGCCGAATTGCACCTGGAACAAATCATCGATCTGATCAAGACGGCCCACGCGAAGGGCCAGGATGTAGCGCGCGTCCATTCTGGGGACCCGAGCCTGTATGGCGCCATTGGCGAGCAGATCCGCCACATGCGGGAGCTGGGCATTCCCTTCCAGATCATTCCCGGCGTCACCGCCGTGGCTGCCTGCGCCGCCTTGCTGGAAACCGAGCTGACCCTGCCTGACATCGCCCAGAGCGTGATCCTTACTCGCTACGCCGACAAGACCCGCATGCCCGCCGGCGAGGATTTCGACAGCCTGGCCCGGCATGGCACCACCATGGCGATTCACCTGGGGGTCAATCACTTGGAGAAGATTGTCGCTGAACTGCTGCCGCATTACGGCGCGGACTGCCCGATTGCCGTGGTGCACCGGGCGACCTGGCCGGATCAGGATTGGGCGATGGGCACCTTGAGTGATATTGCCCAGAAGGTGTCGGCCAAGGGCTTTCGGCGCACGGCACTGATTGTGGTGGGCCGGGTGTTGGCGAGTGACAGCTTCAGCGAATCGTCGCTGTATCGCGCGGGCCATGCTCATTTGTACCGCCCCTGA
- a CDS encoding CbtA family protein yields the protein MIKRIAQTAGFTGLLAALLLTLLQSFWVAPLILQAETFEKAPAATEMAHEHAEGAAAHTHDAEAWEPEDGWQRVLSTTGGNLVVAVGFALMLAGLYTLRAPTRTAQGLLWGLAGYATFVLAPTMGLPPELPGTAAADLALRQTWWIGTAASTAAGIALIVFGRNWLLKVLGVAILAVPHVIGAPQPEVHSMLAPQALEAQFKIASQLTNVAFWLALGLISAWLFRRNRDDQYSA from the coding sequence ATGATCAAGCGTATCGCGCAAACCGCAGGCTTCACCGGCCTGCTGGCTGCCCTGCTGCTGACCCTGCTGCAAAGCTTTTGGGTCGCCCCGCTGATTCTGCAGGCGGAAACCTTCGAAAAAGCCCCGGCCGCCACCGAAATGGCCCACGAACACGCCGAAGGCGCTGCCGCCCACACCCATGACGCTGAAGCCTGGGAGCCGGAAGATGGCTGGCAGCGCGTGCTGTCCACCACGGGCGGCAACCTAGTGGTCGCGGTCGGTTTTGCGCTGATGCTGGCCGGTCTCTACACGCTGCGTGCGCCAACCCGCACCGCCCAAGGCCTGCTGTGGGGCTTGGCCGGCTACGCAACCTTCGTGCTGGCACCGACGATGGGCCTGCCGCCTGAGCTGCCGGGCACTGCCGCCGCCGACCTGGCGCTGCGCCAGACCTGGTGGATCGGCACTGCGGCGTCTACTGCTGCCGGCATCGCTTTGATCGTGTTTGGTCGCAACTGGCTGCTGAAAGTGCTGGGCGTGGCGATCCTGGCGGTCCCGCATGTGATCGGCGCGCCGCAACCGGAAGTGCATTCGATGCTCGCTCCGCAAGCCCTGGAAGCGCAGTTCAAGATCGCCTCGCAGTTGACCAACGTTGCCTTCTGGCTGGCCTTGGGCCTGATCAGCGCATGGCTGTTCCGCCGCAACCGTGACGACCAATACTCGGCATGA